One Proteinivorax tanatarense DNA segment encodes these proteins:
- a CDS encoding cobalt-precorrin-6A reductase, with the protein MIWVMSGTKDGRNLINRLADKGYKMVITTATQYGSSLIPQTGNMKIITQRLTAEQMELVIAEHDIKILVDATHPYATSASQNAILACKSMSIKYVRYERPSILEGRKFNQSPKLKRFPDVKKAAQWLKNKKGNILLTTGSKNLEEFTQVIERKRLYIRVLPSQGVIGKCEMLGFNSSQIIAMEGPFTQQMNQQIYKHFAIQHMVTKDSGDVGGTNEKLTGAILEGVTPIIIDRPKINYPNISSKLDDVLEYVEKYYS; encoded by the coding sequence ATGATTTGGGTGATGTCGGGAACAAAAGATGGTAGAAATTTAATAAACCGGTTAGCTGATAAAGGTTATAAGATGGTTATAACCACTGCTACACAATATGGGAGTAGTCTTATCCCCCAAACTGGAAATATGAAGATTATTACCCAAAGGCTAACTGCTGAGCAAATGGAATTAGTGATAGCAGAGCACGACATAAAAATTTTAGTAGACGCTACCCATCCCTATGCCACCTCTGCATCCCAAAATGCTATTTTAGCATGTAAAAGTATGTCAATAAAGTATGTTAGATATGAAAGGCCTTCTATTCTAGAAGGTAGAAAATTTAATCAATCACCTAAGCTAAAAAGATTCCCCGATGTAAAAAAAGCAGCTCAATGGTTGAAAAATAAAAAAGGAAATATACTTTTGACAACTGGAAGCAAAAACTTAGAAGAATTTACTCAGGTTATAGAAAGAAAAAGACTTTATATCAGAGTTTTACCTAGCCAAGGGGTTATTGGCAAGTGTGAGATGTTAGGTTTTAACTCCTCTCAAATCATAGCTATGGAAGGACCATTTACTCAGCAAATGAATCAACAAATTTATAAACATTTTGCAATTCAACACATGGTTACGAAAGATAGCGGAGATGTCGGGGGGACAAATGAAAAATTAACAGGAGCAATACTAGAAGGTGTAACTCCCATAATAATAGATAGACCGAAAATAAACTATCCTAATATATCGTCTAAGTTAGATGATGTTTTGGAGTATGTGGAAAAGTATTATAGTTGA
- a CDS encoding ROK family protein — protein sequence MKNYMAFDLGGTNLKYGVVNQHGEIVDKGITPTPRKDIKDLIDLMGKLTKDFAAKYKIESVALSCPGTVDNKEGVIRGTSAIPYIHGPNIKEILGAKTKLKVYMENDANCAALAELWQGVARECKDVLFIICGTGIGGAVIKNKQLHVGQNLHGGEFGYMLAEKDFKKGKFKNWSEVASTNALIENVAQRKQIKSCQLDGVEVFKLAAKNDKECLEAIDEWYMQLAVGIYNLQYIYDPEMIIVGGAISARDDLDKQISQRLKTILDKLGYAEVMPNVKRCALKNDANLIGAVYGALNC from the coding sequence GTGAAAAACTATATGGCTTTTGATTTGGGAGGAACAAACTTAAAATACGGAGTTGTCAATCAACATGGAGAAATCGTTGACAAAGGGATAACTCCCACTCCACGAAAAGATATAAAGGATCTTATAGACTTGATGGGAAAGCTGACAAAGGACTTTGCGGCAAAGTATAAAATAGAAAGCGTAGCTTTAAGTTGCCCAGGAACAGTTGACAATAAAGAGGGTGTTATAAGAGGAACTTCCGCAATACCTTATATCCATGGGCCAAATATTAAAGAAATATTAGGTGCAAAAACAAAATTAAAGGTTTATATGGAAAATGATGCTAACTGCGCTGCCCTAGCTGAGCTGTGGCAGGGGGTTGCAAGGGAATGTAAAGATGTACTATTTATTATTTGTGGAACTGGTATAGGGGGGGCAGTAATAAAAAATAAACAACTCCATGTAGGACAAAATTTACATGGGGGAGAATTTGGCTATATGCTGGCAGAAAAAGACTTTAAAAAAGGGAAATTTAAAAACTGGAGTGAGGTAGCTTCCACAAATGCATTAATAGAAAATGTTGCTCAACGCAAGCAGATTAAAAGCTGCCAGTTGGATGGAGTAGAGGTATTTAAGTTAGCCGCTAAAAATGATAAGGAATGTTTAGAGGCTATAGATGAGTGGTATATGCAGTTAGCTGTAGGAATATATAACCTACAATACATATATGACCCAGAAATGATTATAGTAGGAGGGGCAATTAGTGCAAGAGACGATTTAGATAAACAAATAAGCCAAAGATTAAAAACTATATTAGACAAGTTAGGTTATGCTGAGGTTATGCCTAATGTAAAAAGATGTGCTTTGAAAAATGATGCTAATTTAATAGGAGCTGTATATGGGGCTTTAAATTGTTAG
- a CDS encoding sirohydrochlorin chelatase: MKKGLFILAHGSRAAEANDQLFSISEKARLNKKNEFDLVGYGSMELSKPSFAEGINTLVKEGAESVVIVPLFLFKGNHIKKDIPKLLEEIKKEHPGVEFKMTTPVGEDDRVVDILLDNAVKG, encoded by the coding sequence ATGAAAAAAGGACTGTTTATTCTAGCTCATGGTAGTAGAGCAGCTGAGGCAAACGACCAATTGTTTAGTATTAGTGAAAAAGCAAGGTTAAATAAAAAAAATGAGTTTGATTTGGTAGGATATGGCTCAATGGAGCTATCTAAACCTTCTTTTGCGGAGGGGATAAACACTTTAGTTAAAGAGGGGGCAGAAAGCGTAGTTATTGTACCGTTGTTTTTATTTAAAGGTAACCACATAAAAAAGGACATACCGAAACTGCTAGAAGAAATTAAAAAAGAACATCCCGGTGTTGAATTTAAGATGACTACGCCTGTAGGTGAGGATGACAGAGTAGTAGATATATTGTTGGATAATGCTGTTAAAGGATAA
- a CDS encoding copper homeostasis protein CutC, with the protein MVFEACVGNYKEALENENLGAHRIELCSNLIEGGVTPSYGTIKKAVSTLKIPVIVMIRPRPGSFEFDKDEIQIMLDDIKKAKELGAYGVAIGALKGDKIDIKSTRMLVEEAKPLRITFHMAFDEVNDQFKAMEQLIKLNIDRILTKGGKESAWEGKEKLRELVCHARGRIIIMPGKGITKDNRESLQKYTKALEVHGTKIVK; encoded by the coding sequence ATGGTTTTTGAAGCTTGTGTTGGAAATTATAAAGAGGCTTTAGAAAATGAAAATCTGGGTGCTCATAGAATTGAACTTTGTAGCAACCTCATAGAAGGTGGCGTTACTCCAAGCTATGGCACTATTAAAAAGGCTGTTAGCACCTTAAAAATTCCAGTTATAGTTATGATAAGACCACGCCCAGGGAGTTTCGAATTTGATAAAGACGAAATACAAATAATGTTAGATGATATTAAAAAGGCTAAAGAGTTAGGGGCATACGGAGTAGCTATAGGTGCTTTGAAGGGCGATAAAATTGATATAAAATCAACTAGAATGCTAGTTGAGGAAGCCAAACCTTTAAGAATAACATTTCATATGGCTTTTGATGAAGTTAACGACCAGTTTAAAGCTATGGAGCAGCTTATAAAATTAAACATAGATAGAATATTAACAAAAGGTGGGAAAGAAAGTGCTTGGGAAGGCAAAGAAAAGCTTAGAGAGTTGGTTTGTCATGCCCGAGGCAGAATTATTATTATGCCTGGTAAAGGAATTACTAAGGATAACAGGGAAAGTTTACAAAAATATACAAAAGCTTTGGAAGTTCATGGTACTAAAATAGTTAAATAG